In Edaphobacter aggregans, the sequence AGCACCACAAGACCACCCGCAGCAACCGCTCCAATCGCCAGCTCCGGCTGGCTCGGAGCGCCCAGCTTGCGGACAACAAAGACATCCAGCGGCAACGCCAGCGCCCGAGCCAGCGCAGCCGCCACCACGACTCCCCCACGCGGCAGCCCCAGCACGACTGTCTGCGCCCGGCCTTGATATCCGGCCAGCAACCCGGAGAGCAGCTCCCCCGCATGTCTGCGGTCGCGAAACATAACCGGTTGGATGCCAAAGGAGTCTAACGAAGGAAGGTGCTGCGTCATCGCCACTCGTCACAATCGATCCGCGTCCCGCGCCGCAACCCGCAAATAATCCCTCTCAATTGGGTATCGTCGAAAGATATATGTTGAAAGCCGGCCTCCGCAGGACCCTCCTCGCTCTATCCGCCCTCGCCCTCACAGCTATCAGCGCTCACGCCCAGCGCCTTCCCGGAGGAGCGGTCCCCGAGCACTACACCCTGGCGCTCACCCCCGACCTCCAGGCCGCCACCTTCACCGGCAACGAGACCATCGACCTATTCCTCGGCTCCCCCAGCAAAACCATCACCCTCAACGCCGCCGAGATCAAAATCGCCTCCGTACAAGCCACATACTATCCCCACGCGGTCAGCTACGTGACCAAGGGCGGTGCGGGCAAGCAGAATGAGTTCAGCGGCACCATCCCGGGCAAACCGTCTTTCGCTCTTGCCACCGTCACCTATGACGACGCTAAGGAACAAGCCACCTTCATCTTCCCGAACGAGCTTCCCGCAGGCAAGGTCACCCTCGACATCAGCTACACCGGAATCCTCAACGACAAACTCCGCGGCTTCTACCTCTCCAAGACCAAGGCCCGCAACTACGCCGTAACCCAGTTCGAGCCCACCGACGCCCGCCGCGCCTTCCCCAGCTTCGACGAGCCCGCCTACAAAGCCACCTTCGACATCGCCCTCACCGTCGACGCTGCCGACACCGTCATCTCCAACACGAACCAGATCGCCGACACGCCCGCCACCCCCGGCAAGCATACCCTCAAGTTCGCCACCACACCCAAGATGTCCACCTACCTCGTGGCCTTCCTCGTAGGCGACTTCAAGTGCACCACTGGCAAATCCGACGGAGTCCCCATCCGCGCCTGCTCCACTCCCGACAAGGTCGACATGACCAAGTTCGCCGTCGAGTCAGCCGAGTACATCCTCCACTACTACAACACCTACTTCGGCATTAAGTACCCCATGCCCAAGCTCGACATGGTCGCCCTACCCGACTTCGAAGCCGGCGCCATGGAGAACTTCGGCTGCATCACCTACCGCGAGACCGACCTCCTCGTCGACGCTAAGACAGCGTCGATCCCGGTGAAGAAGAACGTCGCTGAAGTCGTCGCCCACGAAATGGCGCACCAATGGTTCGGCGACATGGTCACCATGCAATGGTGGGACAACCTCTGGCTAAACGAGGGATTCGCCACCTGGATGGAGACCAAGCCCGTCGCCAAGTGGCATCCCGAGTGGAACATCGCCCAGGACGACGCCCAGGAACTCGACAACACCCTCAATTACGACTCCCAGGCCACCACCCGCACCATCCGCGCCAAGGCCGAAACCCCGGGCGAGATCAACGAGATGTTCGACGGTATCGCCTACGGCAAGGCAGGCGCCGTCCTCGGCATGGTCGAAAACTACCTAGGCGAAGAGACCTTCCGCCAGGGAGTTCACAACTATCTCCAGGCACATCTCTACGCCAACGCCACCGCCGAAGACTTCTGGACCGCCCAGACCTCCAACTCCCATCTCCCAGTCGACAAGATCATGGAGAGCTTCGTCACCCAACCCGGCGTCCCGCTCCTTACCTTCAGCGATGCCTCGGCAAGCGGCGCACCTGTAGCGCAAAGCCGCTTCTTCCTCTCCGCACCGGCGAACGCCAGCACCACGCAGCAGTGGACCCTTCCCGTCTGCCTCAAGACCACCGGAAAGCCCATCTGCCGAGTCCTGAACGCGGGTGACTCCACCCTTCCCATACCCGCAGACGCGCCGATGACGTTCTTCTACGCCAATGCCAACAGCAAAGGCTACTACCGCACGGCCTATACCCCGCAGCAGTTCAACGCCATCGTAGCCAAAGCCGAAACCGCCCTCACCCCACCCGAGCGCATCGGCCTTCTAGGTGATCGCTGGGTCCTCGTCCGCTCTGGTCAGGGCAACGTCGGCGACTACCTCAACCTAGTCCTCGCCCTCAAGCAAGACCCCAACGCTGCTGTTCTCGAAAACGCCTTCGGCAAAGTCAACACCATCGACGCTCGCATCGCCACCGACGACGACCGCACCCAACTAGCTACCGTTCTCCACCGCGAGTTCAGCCCCATCTACATCGCTCTCGGCCAACCTTCGAAGAGCGACTCCTTCGACCGCCAGCAGCTCCGCGCTCTTCTCTTCGAAACACTCGGTGCCGCCAAAGATCCCGCAATCGTCAACGAAGCCCGCCAGATTGCTGACCGCGCCTTCGCTAATCCCGGTGGTAAGGACAAAACCCTCGACCCACTCCTGACCGACGCCGCTATTGCCATCGCCTCCCGCAACGGCGACGTCGCCTTCTACGAAAAAGTCCTCGCTGCCAGCAAGGATTCGAGCGACCCTGGCCAGCAGTCCGAAGCCCTTCGCACTCTCGCTCACTTCACCGACCCAGCCCTCGTCACCCGCACCCTCGACTACGCCGTCTCCGGTCAGGTCCGCAATCAGGACAGCTGGATTGTCCTCGCCATACTCCTCAACAATCGCGAAACCCGCGAACAGACCTGGACCTACATCCAGCAGAACTGGGACAAAGTCCACTCTCAATTCACCACCAACTCCGGCGTCCGCGTCGTTGCAGCCACAGGCTCCTTCTGCAACATCAACCAGCGCGACGAGGTCAAAAACTTCTTCGCCACCCACAAGGTCGACGCCTCCGAACGCACTCTTTCGAAGGCCATCGACAGCATCAACGACTGCATCCATCTACGCGCCACACAGGAGCCCAGCCTTCACCAGTGGCTAGCGACTCAATCGAAACAATAGCCACACCCTTGCTGCATAGTCGAAGTGCTGTTGCAATAATTCTGCAACGGCACTTTTTCTTTGCCTCGCACAAACGATCAGGAGAAGCCCATTCAACCCCAACCCGCACTCCGCCAATGGGCACCCTGCATCGCCATGCTTCTGCTATCGTTCCTCAGCTACGTGGACCGCAGCGTCCTCGCCATCCTAAGCCCAACTATCCTCACTGAGCTCCATCTCTCGGCCACGCAGTACGGCTACGCGATCCTCGTTTTTAGCCTCTGCTACATGATCGCCAACCCAATCTGGGGATTCTGGATGGACCGGGCCGGCCTATGGATCACTACGCTAACCGCCGTCCTCATCTGGTCGCTCGCCTCAGGCGGTCATGGCCTCATGCTGGGCTTCGCAGGAATGTGCGTCGCCCGCGGTTTCCTGGGATTCGGCGAGGGAGCAGCCTTCCCCGCCGGCCTCAAGACCGTCGCCGAAACCCTTCCCCCCAGCAAACGTTCCTTCGGCCTCGGCATCGCCTACAGCGGAGGCTCCCTTGGAGCCGCTCTTACCCCGCTGGTTATCACCCCCATCGCTCTGCGTTACGGATGGCGTTATGCCTTCGCGCTCACAGCCCTCCTTGGACTCGCCTGGATCACTCTCTGGCTCATCCTGCGAACCACCGGTTGGTACACATCTCCGACCTCCGTGCGGCCCATCTACAGCGACCCAACACCAGCAACCTCCCGATGGAACCGCAATCTCTTCGCCGCCGCCGCAGTCTACGGCCTTGGAGCAGCACCCCTGGCCTTCGGCCTCTACGCCGCCCCACTCTACCTCACCCGAGTCCTCCACCTCGACCAGCGCACCCTCGGTCATCTCCTCTGGATTCCGCCCGCAGGCTGGGAGGCTGGCTATCTCTTCTTCGGCAGAATCGCCGATCGCCTCCGCCAGCGCAGCATAGGTCAGCCATCTCGCCCCGGAGCCATCTTCCTCTTTTTCTCCATCGCCGGATTTCTTATCACGCTCTTACCCCTCGCAGCCTCCAGCCCCTATCCACGTACTGCCACGATGCTGCTCTTCTTTTTCCAGATGTTTCTCGGCGGAGGCTTCGTTGTCTTCGCCCTCTCCGACGGCATGGCCGCGCTGCCGAAACAGCATACCGCCTTCCTCGCTGGTATCTGCATCTCCGCATGGGCGCTGACGACGGGCATTCTGATGCCCATTCTTGGCCACTTCTTCGACCAGCACCGCTACACCCTCACATTTTGGATCGTCGCCAGCCTCCCACCACTCGGTACCATTCTCTGGCGAACCTTGGCCACTACCTCACCTGGCACTCTCTCCCCGATTCATGAGAATTGACCCGATTTGGCTTTGAACCGGTACCTTTACCGGTGGAGGCCTCGAAGTTAGGCCAAAGATGCTACCCCAAAAGTGCTATGTGGTTAATCCCTTCTCGCGTCGAGAATCAATCTCGGGTCAAGGACTTTTCCCAAATGAGGACAACAATGAAAAAATCGTCTCTCTTGCTTTTCGGTCTCGTTCTCTTCTTTTCCGTTGCCCTCCCCCTCCATGCTTACGACGGAGCGGAAGGTTGCGTCAACTCCCCTGAAAATCCGACCGCCATCCTCGCCGCTGTGGGTTCTGCCGGGGCATTTTTCGTCTCGGCCCGTGCTCGCATCAAGGCTCGTCGCGACTCAACCAAGTAATACCCCCAGCAAGTTGTCTCGAATCGGAATCCTTTATGTCGACTCTTCCTGCGGCTGATCTTGGCCCTTATCCAATGCCACGGGTGGCGAGACTATCGCCGCCCTACGCCGCAGGCTTCGCAGCCATCCTCGCGATCCTCGGCGTATGTTCCATTTGGTCCACTGCAGCTGCACTATGGACGCTTTGGAGCATGGATGCCCTCAAGTCGATCGGCATGATGGTCCCCCTGGTCAGCCTCGTCCTCATACTCCGAGTCTGGCGCTCCCAAAACTGGCAGATGGAAGGAAGCTGGTGGGGTCTGGTCGTTCTCACCGTCACTATCGCTGCGGTTCACATACGCGATCAGGCAGTTCTTATCCTTGTCGTCTCCCCAAAATGGGCGGTCTACTTCCCCCCCCACTCGCTTGTAGCCTTCGCCTACGGTGCAGGTGTGGTTCTCCTCTTTGGAGGTCCACGCCTCTTCCGCGCGGCGTTGTTCCCCATCGTTCTTCTCTGGTTCGTCAATCCCATCCCTCACTTCTTCAATGTTCTCGTCGATCTCCCACTGCAGCGCGTCTCGGCCCATGTAGCCCGGGCGTTCGCCATCGCACTAGGACAGCCGCTCTCGCCCGATCAGATGCGCCTCATGTTCACGCCGACCTTCGGAATGTTCATCGCCCCTGGCTGCAATGGCATTCGCGGAGCCGTCACCATGGGCTTCATCGCACTCATTGCTGGATACGTCTACCGCTTCCGCTGGTATGCGCACGCAGCAGTTGTTGCGGGAGCTGTTCTCCTTGGCTATCTATTCAACTTTGTCCGCCTCTGCACCCTGGTCCTCTATTACATCGTCGCGCTGCACTTCCACTGGCTGCGCTCCAGGGCTGAGATGGGCGATTACATTATCGGGGCCTGCCTCTTCCTAGTTGCTACGCTCCTGCTCTTTTACGTCGTCCGCAGACTCGGAGAATCACCCCGACAGACCAAGCCTGTCTTGTCGTCCTCGCCATTTTCCTCGACCTCTCGGTGGTCATACAAACTGCGTTTCGCCGCTATGTTTCTGATCGCCACCTTCGGCTGCTACGGTTTCGCACGCGCCGTCGTCATCGCCGAGGCTACCGGCGAATTCGCACAGATCCGAGCCGATCAAAGAGCACCCGGCAAGTTTCCCCCTCGCATGGGCGCCTACACTCTCGTTCGCACATGGAACGAGAACCTCAACACCGGTACGCTCCTCTTTCACTGGGCCGAGTATGCCCCAGTCAACGGCGGAGCGCACATTAACCTCGGCATCTCTCCCGTCCTGGGCACACACGACACGCTCATCTGCCACTCCGCGCGCGGAGACGATCCCATCTGGCAAAACGAACTCACCACAAGCACCGCTGGCCAACCAAACGTCAGCTTCAACGGGGCGATGTTCAACAACAGCACATCACTCTCCCTTGAGGCCACCACCGTCTGCAGCGGTTCGTCCTGCGGCGAGTACGCCACCGATCGCTCTCACTTCGGTTTCGTCTACAGCAAGCCGAACTCTCAATCTCTGCTCACACAGGATCCACAGAGGCCCATCCCCATCATGCTTCGTACTGAACTGGGCGATGACTCGTTACCTGCAGACTATGCTCGCCAGCAAATGTCTGCTTCCCTTAGCACCTTCCTCGCCTCGGTCGACCTCAATGAACTCACTCGACCCTACCGCCACCGATAGCGACGTCGCTCACTCTGCTACCCTTGCCTCTAGTGAAATTCAATTCGCGTAGCCTCCTTGCTCCCCTCGCCGCGATCTCTGCCGGCATTCTTTCCTTGTCTCTCGCGGGTTGCGCTACGGGAATCTCCACAACCCCTACGCCCCCAACCACTCCAACACCTCCGACGACTCCAACTACACCTGTTGCGCCACCTGCCAACCCAGGCGTCTCCTTCAGCGGCAAGGTGACGGCCGGTTCACAGCCCATCGCCGGAGCAACCATCCAGGTCTACGCCGCTGGCACCACCGGCAATGGATCCGCTCCCACAGTGCTTCTCTCGACGCCCCAGACCACCGATGCCACTGGAGCCTTCACCGTGCCGGCAGCCTATCCCTGCCCGGCTAGCTCCTCACAGTTATACGTCGTCGCCCGTGGCGGCAATACCGGAACCTCTACTTCACCCAACTCCGCCATAACCTTGGCCACGGTAGTCGGGCCATGCAACCAGGTCACAGCCTCCAGCCAGTTCGTCCTTAATGAAGTCACCACCGTCGCCACCGTCTGGGGTTTGTCCCAGTTCCTGGCCACAGGAGCCAGCCTCGGCGCCTCATCGACCAACACACAGGGCCTAACCAACGCCTTCGCCACCGTCGCTAATCTCGCCAATCTCACCACAGGCACATCTCCCGGAGCAGCTTTTCCAAGCAACGGAATCTCTCCCGCGGCAAAGGTCAACACCCTGGCCAACCTGATCAACACATGCACCGCAGCTACTACTGACCTCACTCCCTGCACCAACCTGTTCACCGCGGCAACCCCGGCCGGAGCCTCAGCGCCCACCAACACTCTCGACGCCGCGCTGAACCTCGTCCGCAATCCGGGAACAAATGTTGCCGCACTCTACAAGCAATCCACCGCCAGCAACGCCTTCACTCCCGCCCTCACCACCACCCCCGCCGACTGGACGCTCTTCATTAGCTACACCGGCGGTGGTCTCAACGAGCCCGGAGCTCTCGGCGTCGACTCCACCGGCAACATCTGGGTCTCCAACTACAGCGACTCCACCGGCACCTTCGGCATCGCATCCAAGTTCTCCCCCACCGGAAGTCCCATCTTCCCCACTGGCATCAAAGCCAACGGCCTCAGCGACTCCTACGGCCTCGCCATCGACGCCAGTGACAACGTCTGGATCCCCTATGAACATAGCCCGAGTGGTCTCGGCGCGGTCAGCGTTCTCAACTCAAACGGTCAGTCGATCTCAGGCGCAGCCGGCTACACCGCCGGAAACCTCTACTATCCCATCGCCGCCGCCATCGACCCCAACGGCAACGCTTGGGTCATCAACTACGGCAACGCTCACCTCACTCTCTACTCAAGCACCGGCCAGGTCCTCTCCGGCACCACCGGCTTCTTCGCCCCTTCCTTCGCCTTCCCCGCCGCCATCGTCGTCGACGCTAACCACAATGCCTGGATCGGCGACGAGAACGACGGCTTCATCACCCGCATCTCCTCTGACGGCACGCAAAACCTTCCCGTCTCCTGCTGCAACAGTCCCAACGGCCTCGCCATCGATCAGCGCGGCTACGTCTGGGCCGCCAACTTCGCCGGCGACAGCATCAGTCAGATCTCCGGTTCCGGTACCGTCGTCTCCAATGGCTACACCGGCGCAGGCCTCGACCACCCTCAAGGCATCGCCGTCGACGGGGCCGGCACCCTCTGGATCGCCAACTATCGCAGCCCAGCCCTCACTCAACTGGCAGGATCGGCCTCCTCCAACCCCGGCGCAGCGCTGTCACCGGCCACCGGCTGGGCCCCCGACGCAGCACTGCCACCACCCCCCGGATCGAGTACTCCCGTCAAACTCCTCGAGGCCTTCGCCGTCGTCATCGACGCGAGCGGCAATCTCTGGGTCACCAACTTCGGCACCAACACCCTCACCGAGTACATCGGTCTCGCCGTACCCATCAAGACCCCTCTAATCGGCCCGCCCCAAATTCCCTAGCCGAACCGCTCCATCCTTTTGCATTCCTGGGCCAGCACTTTCGTAGCCTCTAAAAATGAGGTAGAACCAATAGTTTCCTATTGGTTCTTCGCGGCGTATCCCCTGCTCTTCATCAAAGGCCGGCCCCGTAATTGGCAATCTTCCAGCCAATAGCACGCATCCCCGAAAAGGCACAACAGTAAAAAAATTACATTCCACCTCTTGACAGACGTTGTCGCAAAGGCAGAATCTTGCAATCGCAATCAAGTGGTCTGACCATAGCTTCTTGAAACGATAAAAAAGCGCCCAAACGCGCCCATGAACAAAAAGTTTTACCCGCAAAACCTAGAGAGGTTACAGATGATGCTCAACAACGATCGATCCACCATGTTCCGCTCCGGCAAAGGCGAAGAATCAAGCCCGCTCCGCCATCTTCTTCCGAGGCTCTTCCCCATTCTGCTGGTTCTCCTCACGGTCGTTCTGCTCTGCGGAACACCGGCCAACGCTCAGCTCGCCGGTAAGGGCGAAATCAAGGGTACGGTGACCGACCCTTCCGGCGCAGTCGTCCCCGAAGCCACCGTCGTCGCGACATCGACAAGCCGCGGCCTCAAGTTCACCACCAAGAGTTCATCGTCCGGTGACTTCTCTGTCTCGGCACTCGATCCGGACATTTACACCCTCACCGTCACTGCCACGGGGCTCTCGACGACCACGCAGGAAAACATCCACGTCAACGCGCTCGAAGTCGCAAACGTGAACGTCAGCATGAAGGTCGGCTCTGAAGCTGAGACCGTCACCGTTACCGCCGCTCCTCCCGCGCTCGAAACCAGCAACGCAGCCCTCGGCGCGACCATGGAGAACGACATGTACTCCGCGCTTCCCATCCAGATGGGAGCCTACGGCCAGCCTGACCAGCGCCGCGCCACCGACTTCGCGTTCCTCATGCCCGGCGTGCAAGGCAACAACACCAACGGCAACGCCACCACCAACACCGGAATTGTCAACGGATCGGGAAGCCGCGGCGCCGTCTCTGCCGTGTATATCGACGGCATCCCATTCGTGCGTGCCGGAGGCAACGGCGACCCGCGCTACGTATGGACCGCCATCTCCGTCGATGCGGTCGACCAGTTCCAGGTTCAGACCGCCGGATACTCCGCCATCTATGAAGGGCAGGGAATTCAGAACTACGCCATCAAGCAGGGCGGCATCAAGTATCACGGGAGCGTCTATTATTTCTTCCGCAACACGGCCCTCGACACCTGGGGCTTCTTCGGCGCTGTTCCCAACCCCGTCACCGGCGTAGTGGCCAAGCCAACCGAGCACAGCCACGAGTACGGCATTGCTCTCAGCGGCCCGCTCGTTCCCGTTGGTTCGTTGAAAGACAAGCTCTTTTTCTTCGGCAACTACAACGGCTTCCGCTATTCAAGCCAGACCCCGACCAGCCTGACCTTCCCGACCGCAGCCCAGCAGGCAGGTAACTTCGCGGGACTGGTCAGCGGCGGTATCTTCGATCCCACGACGCAGGCAGCATGCACGGCTCATAGCACTGACGGTCCGTGCCGGTACCGGTACGGTTACATAGGAGGCAGCGCGGCAGGGTCCAGAGGAAATCCGGTCCTCTCAGGCCAACCTGTAGACGTGATTCCGTCGAGCGAATTCTCGCAGATCGCCCTCAAGCTCCAGAGCTATCTCCCGAGCGGTATTGGCACGTCGGCGCAGAACAACTTCAACTCCCCCAATTCGACTGGCTTGACGAACTGGTCCACGACCAACCGTATCGATTATGCGTTCACCTCGAAGGACACGCTGACCCTGGTGGCAGCCATCGGCCGTCAAGCGAGTTCCAATCCCACCGGCCAGACGACTGCAGGGCGCAACGTAGGTCCGGTCCCGTATAACTACGGTCAGGTCTTCGCTCCCAAGACAGCCGTAGGCGTCATCGAGGAAACCCATATCTTCTCGCCGCATCTCATCAATCAGTTCAAATGGGGATACGCCCGGTACAACGGTCCCACCTTCCAATCGAATCAAGTCCCCGTCTACGCTGCAACAGCTCAGGGCCTGACAGGCCTGCCAGCCGGACCGGCATCCCAGGCCTTCCCGATCGTCACCTTCGCCGGTACCAACGCTCCAACCAACTGGGCTGGTCAAGGTCCCAATATCACTCTTGCTGAGAACTACACCCTGCTCAACAACGTGCAATGGAATGTTGGAAAGCACTCGTTCACCTTCGGTGGACAGATCGCTTGGCTCCAATACAACGTCACACCAAATACCGGCGGTTCAAGCCCGCTTACCATGGCCAATGCCGTTACCGAGACCGCAGCGATCAACAAATCAAGCAATTCAAGTCCTGCCTATGCGGCGACCTCTAACACCGGCTACTCCTACGCCAGCTTCCTCATCGGTCAGATCGACAAAGGCAGCCTGACTCAGAATCTCGTGCAGCAGTTCAATTCGCGCTTCCGCGCCATCTCCCCCTACGTTCAGGACAACTGGAAGGTCAACGAAAAGCTCACCCTCGATCTTGGCCTGCGCTGGGACTATTTCCCCACGCTTCTTGATGCGCACGACAACATGAGCTTCTTTAGTCCCACTCTGGCTAACCCCATTACCGGCACGAATGGAGCGCTGCAGTTTGCCGGCACCGGATCTGGTACCTGCAACTGCCGTACACCGGTCAATAACTACTTCAAGAACTTCGGCCCGCGCATCGGCCTCGCGTACCAGGTCGATCCAAAGACCGTCATCCGGTCCAGCTACGGCATCATGTTTACCCACGGCAATGCCGTTGGCGGCGGCGGTTCCACCGCTGGCTTGGCTGGCAACTCCCTTGGCTTCTCGGCCAGCCCAAGCTTCTCGGCTAACGGCCAACTGCTATCCACCTTCCCGCTCACCGGGACGAACAGCGCATTCCCGTCCTTTGCACCTGCCGCAGGCCGCGCCGTGGGCCCGGCCTTTGGAACCGGCTATACGACGACGAGCGGTTACACCGGCACGCCGTCTACCGTCAGCTACTACGATCCATATCTCGGCAGCCGTGCTCCTGAGTATGTCAACTGGACCCTTGGCTTCCAGCACCAGTGGACCAATGCACTTACCTCGAGCATCACCTACGTGGGATCGCAGGGACACTTTCTTCCTGCCGATGCCAGCAACGCTCGTGGCTTCTGGGCAAACCAGCTCGATCCGAAGTACCTGTCCCTGGGAACAGCTCTGAACTCGGCTGGTACATCGGCCTGTGCAGCGAACGGCCTCACTTGCCCATCGGGCTTTACCACAGGGCAGCAGCTCAATGTGGCTCTCCGTCCGTTCCCGTTCCAAGGGGTCACCGATCAGTTTGCTTACGTCTCCAACTCCAACTACAACGCACTCCAGGTGACCCTCAACATGCGCGCCACCCATGGACTCACCTTCATGGCCAACTACACATGGTCGCGCTCCATCGACGATGGAGGCACCTTCCGGACCGGATACGATATTCCGGCTGCATTCTCCGGCGATGGACAGTTTCACAAGGCTGATTCCATCGAGCGCAGCGTATCCACTAGCAACCAGCCACAACACATAGTCATCACGGGCGTATGGGATATGCCCTTCGGCCGCTCTATGCTCAACAATAGCGGATGGGAGCGAGCGATCTTTGGCGGATACAAGCTCTCCACCATCTACCAGGCCTACTCTGGTTCGCCGCTCGCCATTACAGGAGCAACCTGCAACGCCAACCCGGCGCAGATTACCTGCATGCCCAGCTACAATCCCTCCTTCGCCGGTCCAGCCCGCATCAACGGCAGTTGGGGGCATGGCGTCACCCGTACCAACTACAAGGACACCACCAATCCTGGCTCCTTTTTCATCAATTCAAACGCGTTCGTCTATGCGCCTGCTTACACCTTCGGCAACAATCCACGTACCGCTCCGTACAACATCTACGGTCCGGGCAACTACAATCTCGATCTCAGCCTCCGTCGCAGCTTCGGCCTTCACCTCGGTGAATCGTCCAGGTTGAACCTCCAGGCCGACCTCT encodes:
- a CDS encoding TonB-dependent receptor — translated: MMLNNDRSTMFRSGKGEESSPLRHLLPRLFPILLVLLTVVLLCGTPANAQLAGKGEIKGTVTDPSGAVVPEATVVATSTSRGLKFTTKSSSSGDFSVSALDPDIYTLTVTATGLSTTTQENIHVNALEVANVNVSMKVGSEAETVTVTAAPPALETSNAALGATMENDMYSALPIQMGAYGQPDQRRATDFAFLMPGVQGNNTNGNATTNTGIVNGSGSRGAVSAVYIDGIPFVRAGGNGDPRYVWTAISVDAVDQFQVQTAGYSAIYEGQGIQNYAIKQGGIKYHGSVYYFFRNTALDTWGFFGAVPNPVTGVVAKPTEHSHEYGIALSGPLVPVGSLKDKLFFFGNYNGFRYSSQTPTSLTFPTAAQQAGNFAGLVSGGIFDPTTQAACTAHSTDGPCRYRYGYIGGSAAGSRGNPVLSGQPVDVIPSSEFSQIALKLQSYLPSGIGTSAQNNFNSPNSTGLTNWSTTNRIDYAFTSKDTLTLVAAIGRQASSNPTGQTTAGRNVGPVPYNYGQVFAPKTAVGVIEETHIFSPHLINQFKWGYARYNGPTFQSNQVPVYAATAQGLTGLPAGPASQAFPIVTFAGTNAPTNWAGQGPNITLAENYTLLNNVQWNVGKHSFTFGGQIAWLQYNVTPNTGGSSPLTMANAVTETAAINKSSNSSPAYAATSNTGYSYASFLIGQIDKGSLTQNLVQQFNSRFRAISPYVQDNWKVNEKLTLDLGLRWDYFPTLLDAHDNMSFFSPTLANPITGTNGALQFAGTGSGTCNCRTPVNNYFKNFGPRIGLAYQVDPKTVIRSSYGIMFTHGNAVGGGGSTAGLAGNSLGFSASPSFSANGQLLSTFPLTGTNSAFPSFAPAAGRAVGPAFGTGYTTTSGYTGTPSTVSYYDPYLGSRAPEYVNWTLGFQHQWTNALTSSITYVGSQGHFLPADASNARGFWANQLDPKYLSLGTALNSAGTSACAANGLTCPSGFTTGQQLNVALRPFPFQGVTDQFAYVSNSNYNALQVTLNMRATHGLTFMANYTWSRSIDDGGTFRTGYDIPAAFSGDGQFHKADSIERSVSTSNQPQHIVITGVWDMPFGRSMLNNSGWERAIFGGYKLSTIYQAYSGSPLAITGATCNANPAQITCMPSYNPSFAGPARINGSWGHGVTRTNYKDTTNPGSFFINSNAFVYAPAYTFGNNPRTAPYNIYGPGNYNLDLSLRRSFGLHLGESSRLNLQADLYNVTNHTQFTVASTVWSPTTTSFGQVSGTQANGRRSAQLHARIEF